Proteins encoded together in one Pseudorca crassidens isolate mPseCra1 chromosome 17, mPseCra1.hap1, whole genome shotgun sequence window:
- the PLAG1 gene encoding zinc finger protein PLAG1 isoform X1 codes for MATVIPGDLSEVRDTQKVPSGKRKRGETKPRKNFPCQLCDKAFNSVEKLKVHSYSHTGERPYKCIQQDCTKAFVSKYKLQRHMATHSPEKTHKCNYCEKMFHRKDHLKNHLHTHDPNKETFTCEECGKNYNTKLGFKRHLALHAATSGDLTCKVCLQTFESTGVLLEHLKSHAGKSSGGVKEKKHQCEHCDRRFYTRKDVRRHMVVHTGRKDFLCQYCAQRFGRKDHLTRHMKKSHNQELRKVKTEPVDFLDPFTCNVSVPIKDELLPVMSLPSSELLSKPFTNTLQLNLYNTPFQSMQSSGSAHQMITTLPLGMTCPIDMDAVHPSHHLSFKYPFSSTSYAISIPEKEQPLKGEIESYLMELQGSVPPSSQDSQASSSKLALEPQIGSLDDGTGDLSLSKSSISISEPLNTAALDFSQLFNFIPLSGPPYNPISVGSLGVSSPQEEAHSSVAQLPPQTQELPDPAGTIGLGSLHSLSAAFTSSLSTSTTLPRFHQAFQ; via the exons ATGGCCACTGTCATTCCTGGTGATTTGTCAGAAGTAAGAGATACCCAGAAAGTCCCTTCAGGGAAACGTAAGCGTGGTGAAACCAAACCAAGAAAAAACTTTCCTTGCCAACTGTGTGACAAGGCCTTTAACAGTGTTGAGAAATTAAAGGTCCACTCCTACTCTCACACAGGAGAGAGGCCCTACAAGTGCATACAACAAGACTGCACGAAAGCCTTTGTTTCTAAGTACAAATTACAAAG GCACATGGCCACGCACTCTCCCGAGAAAACCCACAAGTGTAATTACTGTGAGAAAATGTTTCACCGGAAGGACCACCTGAAGAATCACCTGCACACACACGACCCCAACAAAGAGACGTTCACGTGCGAAGAGTGCGGCAAGAACTACAACACCAAGCTCGGGTTCAAGCGGCACCTGGCCTTGCACGCGGCCACGAGCGGCGACCTCACCTGCAAGGTCTGCCTGCAGACGTTCGAGAGCACGGGTGTGCTGCTGGAGCACCTGAAGTCCCACGCGGGCAAGTCGTCGGGGGGCGTGAAGGAGAAGAAACACCAGTGCGAGCACTGCGACCGCCGCTTCTACACGCGCAAAGACGTGCGCAGACACATGGTGGTGCACACGGGAAGGAAGGACTTCCTCTGCCAGTACTGTGCACAGAGGTTCGGGCGCAAGGACCACCTGACGCGGCACATGAAGAAGAGTCACAACCAGGAACTCCGGAAGGTCAAGACAGAGCCCGTGGACTTCCTGGATCCCTTTACCTGCAACGTCTCCGTGCCCATCAAGGACGAGCTCCTCCCGGTGATGTCCTTGCCTTCCAGCGAACTGTTGTCGAAGCCGTTCACAAACACGCTGCAGCTGAACCTCTACAACACTCCGTTCCAGTCCATGCAGAGCTCGGGATCTGCCCACCAGATGATCACAACCCTGCCTTTGGGCATGACGTGCCCAATAGACATGGATGCTGTCCATCCCTCTCACCACCTTTCTTTCAAATACCCGTTCAGTTCTACCTCATACGCCATTTCCATCCCCGAAAAGGAGCAGCCGCTGAAGGGGGAGATCGAGAGCTACCTGATGGAACTGCAAGGCAGCGTGCCCCCCTCTTCCCAGGACTCTCAAGCATCGTCGTCTAAGCTAGCGTTGGAGCCGCAGATCGGGTCGCTGGATGACGGCACGGGGGACCTCTCCCTGTCAAAAAGCTCGATTTCTATCAGCGAGCCCCTGAACACAGCAGCGTTGGACTTTTCTCAGCTGTTTAATTTCATACCATTAAGCGGTCCCCCCTATAACCCCATATCGGTGGGGAGCCTTGGGGTGAGCTCTCCGCAGGAGGAGGCACATTCTTCTGTGGCTCAGCTCCCGCCACAAACCCAGGAACTTCCGGATCCTGCCGGCACCATAGGTCTGGGCTCTCTGCACTCACTATCAGCGGCTTTCACCAGTAGTTTAAGCACAAGCACAACGCTGCCACGTTTCCACCAAGCTTTTCAGTAG
- the PLAG1 gene encoding zinc finger protein PLAG1 isoform X2 gives MATHSPEKTHKCNYCEKMFHRKDHLKNHLHTHDPNKETFTCEECGKNYNTKLGFKRHLALHAATSGDLTCKVCLQTFESTGVLLEHLKSHAGKSSGGVKEKKHQCEHCDRRFYTRKDVRRHMVVHTGRKDFLCQYCAQRFGRKDHLTRHMKKSHNQELRKVKTEPVDFLDPFTCNVSVPIKDELLPVMSLPSSELLSKPFTNTLQLNLYNTPFQSMQSSGSAHQMITTLPLGMTCPIDMDAVHPSHHLSFKYPFSSTSYAISIPEKEQPLKGEIESYLMELQGSVPPSSQDSQASSSKLALEPQIGSLDDGTGDLSLSKSSISISEPLNTAALDFSQLFNFIPLSGPPYNPISVGSLGVSSPQEEAHSSVAQLPPQTQELPDPAGTIGLGSLHSLSAAFTSSLSTSTTLPRFHQAFQ, from the coding sequence ATGGCCACGCACTCTCCCGAGAAAACCCACAAGTGTAATTACTGTGAGAAAATGTTTCACCGGAAGGACCACCTGAAGAATCACCTGCACACACACGACCCCAACAAAGAGACGTTCACGTGCGAAGAGTGCGGCAAGAACTACAACACCAAGCTCGGGTTCAAGCGGCACCTGGCCTTGCACGCGGCCACGAGCGGCGACCTCACCTGCAAGGTCTGCCTGCAGACGTTCGAGAGCACGGGTGTGCTGCTGGAGCACCTGAAGTCCCACGCGGGCAAGTCGTCGGGGGGCGTGAAGGAGAAGAAACACCAGTGCGAGCACTGCGACCGCCGCTTCTACACGCGCAAAGACGTGCGCAGACACATGGTGGTGCACACGGGAAGGAAGGACTTCCTCTGCCAGTACTGTGCACAGAGGTTCGGGCGCAAGGACCACCTGACGCGGCACATGAAGAAGAGTCACAACCAGGAACTCCGGAAGGTCAAGACAGAGCCCGTGGACTTCCTGGATCCCTTTACCTGCAACGTCTCCGTGCCCATCAAGGACGAGCTCCTCCCGGTGATGTCCTTGCCTTCCAGCGAACTGTTGTCGAAGCCGTTCACAAACACGCTGCAGCTGAACCTCTACAACACTCCGTTCCAGTCCATGCAGAGCTCGGGATCTGCCCACCAGATGATCACAACCCTGCCTTTGGGCATGACGTGCCCAATAGACATGGATGCTGTCCATCCCTCTCACCACCTTTCTTTCAAATACCCGTTCAGTTCTACCTCATACGCCATTTCCATCCCCGAAAAGGAGCAGCCGCTGAAGGGGGAGATCGAGAGCTACCTGATGGAACTGCAAGGCAGCGTGCCCCCCTCTTCCCAGGACTCTCAAGCATCGTCGTCTAAGCTAGCGTTGGAGCCGCAGATCGGGTCGCTGGATGACGGCACGGGGGACCTCTCCCTGTCAAAAAGCTCGATTTCTATCAGCGAGCCCCTGAACACAGCAGCGTTGGACTTTTCTCAGCTGTTTAATTTCATACCATTAAGCGGTCCCCCCTATAACCCCATATCGGTGGGGAGCCTTGGGGTGAGCTCTCCGCAGGAGGAGGCACATTCTTCTGTGGCTCAGCTCCCGCCACAAACCCAGGAACTTCCGGATCCTGCCGGCACCATAGGTCTGGGCTCTCTGCACTCACTATCAGCGGCTTTCACCAGTAGTTTAAGCACAAGCACAACGCTGCCACGTTTCCACCAAGCTTTTCAGTAG